Proteins found in one Methanospirillum hungatei JF-1 genomic segment:
- a CDS encoding MFS transporter, producing the protein MAFLFVNVQKGYIPLIIAISLATFMASLDGTIVNIALPTISESFSLSSSAVSWVATIYLLVMAGCVLIFGKISDLIGFKRIFLTGFIIFTIGSFLCGFLPDLTGSFLTLIGSRAFQGVGGAMITAIAPAMVTAFIPMNMKGKAMGIIMTMAGLATAIGPTVGGFLTQYLSWHWIFFINVPVGIIALLLGLRVIPGQPSHQTLEVFDRIGAGLIFVGLAFLLYGFSEGTNLGWTSPVIIGSLGLAVVLLGLFVWKELHIQNPILEIRLFHDKNFLLINLVIFLVFFSFSGVNYLLPFYLEYVGGYSTSEAGLILTALSVAMMVAGIIAGVLYNHLGGRILSIIAAVVLLIGYFLITHLRIYTPTIFVTVCLLCIGFGLGLIITPISNMIMTSASKKYQGMVSSLTSLERFAPMTIGIAIYNVIFIQGMTTIAAHYDITKNAPVEIQMKVLTAGFDLAFLLSFILGIVILVLTVMARYTMHPDYQGEDIDKMAAGLV; encoded by the coding sequence ATGGCTTTTTTATTCGTGAACGTGCAAAAAGGGTATATCCCCCTCATTATTGCAATATCTCTCGCAACATTCATGGCGTCCCTTGACGGAACAATCGTTAATATCGCTCTTCCTACTATATCAGAATCCTTCTCACTCTCCTCAAGTGCTGTCTCCTGGGTAGCGACCATCTACCTCCTGGTAATGGCCGGTTGTGTTCTGATCTTTGGGAAAATATCTGACTTGATCGGGTTTAAGAGGATTTTTTTAACCGGCTTTATCATATTTACCATCGGTTCGTTCTTATGTGGGTTTCTTCCTGACCTTACCGGTTCATTTCTCACTCTTATTGGTTCACGGGCATTCCAGGGTGTAGGTGGTGCCATGATAACTGCGATTGCCCCGGCAATGGTTACGGCATTCATTCCAATGAATATGAAAGGAAAAGCCATGGGCATTATCATGACAATGGCCGGACTTGCAACTGCTATCGGCCCGACCGTGGGAGGATTTCTGACCCAGTATCTCTCGTGGCACTGGATATTTTTTATCAATGTTCCGGTCGGGATTATCGCATTACTGCTTGGGTTACGGGTGATTCCTGGTCAGCCATCTCACCAGACTTTGGAAGTATTTGACAGGATCGGTGCTGGTCTGATTTTTGTGGGCCTTGCATTTCTACTCTATGGGTTCTCAGAAGGGACAAATCTTGGATGGACGTCTCCAGTAATTATCGGATCTCTTGGGCTTGCAGTTGTCTTACTGGGATTATTCGTATGGAAAGAACTTCATATTCAAAATCCAATCCTGGAGATTAGGCTATTTCATGACAAGAATTTTCTGCTCATCAATCTGGTAATATTCCTGGTTTTTTTCAGTTTTTCAGGAGTAAATTATCTTCTTCCCTTTTACCTCGAATATGTAGGCGGATATTCAACGTCAGAAGCCGGACTCATCCTGACTGCCCTCTCGGTTGCCATGATGGTTGCCGGCATTATCGCCGGGGTGCTGTATAACCATCTCGGAGGTCGAATCCTCTCTATTATCGCTGCCGTTGTTTTGCTTATCGGCTATTTCCTTATCACTCATTTGCGGATTTACACCCCGACCATCTTTGTCACGGTATGCCTGCTTTGTATTGGATTCGGACTTGGTCTTATTATTACCCCTATATCAAACATGATCATGACCAGTGCATCAAAGAAGTACCAGGGTATGGTCTCTTCACTCACAAGTCTTGAACGGTTTGCTCCGATGACCATCGGGATAGCGATTTATAATGTAATTTTTATCCAGGGGATGACGACCATAGCAGCACATTATGATATTACAAAAAATGCCCCGGTCGAAATTCAGATGAAGGTGCTGACTGCCGGATTTGATCTGGCCTTTCTGCTCTCGTTTATCCTCGGTATAGTAATTCTGGTCCTCACCGTCATGGCACGGTATACGATGCATCCTGATTACCAGGGTGAGGATATAGATAAGATGGCTGCTGGACTGGTCTAG
- a CDS encoding Hsp20/alpha crystallin family protein, whose translation MSLFKKQKGTEITPSSPQTRALREHRSGFIDDFDSIFEDFRRSFDNLMRPYFPFDYLPKDIAEFGREHYAPLDLIDEGDHYKLQVELPGMTKDDVEVQITSDSLILKAQKESYNEKSEKNYLHRERYYSTWKREVHFPEEVRAEKAEGSMKDGILELTIPKKEPKAKEQVYTIPIT comes from the coding sequence ATGAGCCTCTTTAAAAAACAAAAAGGAACAGAAATTACTCCCTCATCACCACAAACCCGTGCCTTGAGGGAGCACCGGTCAGGATTTATTGATGACTTCGATTCCATATTCGAAGATTTTCGAAGGTCCTTCGATAACCTGATGCGGCCATATTTCCCATTCGATTATCTCCCCAAAGATATAGCGGAATTTGGAAGAGAACATTATGCACCCCTAGATCTCATCGATGAAGGGGATCACTATAAACTTCAGGTCGAATTACCTGGTATGACAAAGGATGATGTAGAAGTCCAGATTACCAGTGATTCATTGATCCTGAAGGCCCAGAAGGAATCTTACAACGAAAAATCAGAGAAAAACTATCTCCATCGTGAACGGTATTATTCAACCTGGAAACGGGAAGTACATTTCCCAGAAGAAGTCAGGGCAGAGAAGGCTGAAGGTTCCATGAAGGATGGAATTTTAGAACTTACCATCCCGAAAAAGGAACCAAAAGCAAAGGAGCAGGTGTATACCATTCCAATTACCTGA
- a CDS encoding PKD domain-containing protein, which yields MMGNAKTVWCLILAIFLIAGTFVSADENAGDTQALQTKLASMPLVFIQNNGQFEDNVSYQTQSTDQVISFTDEGMEFSHNPGNSSVFMLLNGSNPDKKIIGLNPLNGTANFYYGSDPSAWVIGAMLTSGVRYEDVYNGIDYIVSGTEGLLKSEFILDAGADPSQIMLVYQGHTGISLNETTGDLVIETPARQIIDEAPVAYQEVNGTRTEVECSYVLGPDATVTFALGEYDPSLPLVIDPVLRYSLYFGGDGRDQGNSIKVDKEGYAYFIGTSWSDHLKYFKNNAKDPLSNQNPPGTQQALSSGDVSVEGLAPGSIQPYFGGGEKDAFVVKVNPDGTDLVYISYLGGSGTDEGTGLVIDEAGNAYITGGTNSPNFPTKNPYRNALAGGYDAWMAKLDPTGKELVFSTYFGGVHDDFGFDIDIDKSHNVFVTGQTASWNFPVVNRYQLSPYGGLPDAFITKFTAEGNSIVYSNFIGGSAFDAGTAVSVDSNGYACIVGQTESPNFLTIKPYQDKLRGPFDAFVTKFDPEGKYPAMYSTYLGGSGTDDARDVISLPDGSLIVVGITKSKDFPTVNALQGELKGLQDGFITTLNADGSALTQSTYFGGSLIDSITGAARDKDGNIYVVGTTNSPDIPVTLAYQSKPGGSSDVLIAKFNPAISQIGYATYLGGGSIDEGRAIDVLPEGEAYLTGYTESKNFPKVWPYQQNFGDGDRDAFIVSLSEHDMIPVTDFEGVPTEGDAPLTVQFTDKSLGIPTSWAWEFGDGGTSTEKNPLHVYEKPGVYTVSLTAKNIVSSQKKTKEDYIHVFEPVKPPVADFSANPTEGMVPLAVTFTDLSTNDPETWSWVFGDGGTSTERNPVYTYNNPGTYTVNLTVSNRAGVSSKEKPEFIHAKPAVIPPVADFNANPTSGMVPLAVTFTDASKNGPTAWKWTFGDGGSSAEQNPVYTYTVPGTYNVTLNCSNSAGSDEITKPEFIHAQPAVIPPKADFNANPTSGMVPLAVTFTDLSKNGPTAWKWTFGDGGSSTEQNPVYTYTVPGTYNVTLNCSNSAGSDEITKPEFIHAQPAVIAPVAKFKGEPRNGTAPLRVTFTDLSENGPTSWEWNFGDSQVSTEQNPVHVYEKAGKYTVSLTVKNSAGTDTLVEQNYIIVNEPVLPPCADFSGAPREGKAPLTVTFLDLSKNSPKQWYWKFGDGTTSEERNPVHTYPAEGKYTVELTVSNEGGADTKIAPDYITVTAPGFPPDAQFRGFPTSGTAPLTVSFTDLSTGDPTKWSWDFGDGSVSSDKHPEHTYTTPGEYSVTLTVENPFGMSTELREKYIRVYEKPVPLKASFMGEPTSGKEPLTVQFTDLSTGNPETWMWNFGDDQTSTEKNPVHVYTKAGVYTVFLTVTRGEDRSSEIRYQYITVLPAGKPPVPDFVASPTTGYVPLDVQFTDLSTDKPTAWRWDFGDGQSSSEQHPVHRYMTPGSYTVCLEASNEFGSAATCKDNLIKVTEAPLAPAEFFGSITVDGSPGCIGTIIEARGSGIDTGIFGNPVTTTIEGAYGTPDPLTVKGTIKNGDAITFWVKPQGKQDFVQAECYDVYAGKEWQKSYPYKGGSKTRLDLRVGEAPIPPMPVLPHEFYGEVTSNGMPMPVGTMILVKGDNVVEGHRGNPLAVTSPGVYGFNELNKLVAQGDLKAGQPLTFWVIPAGSGEPVMAQVRDVDASGEWASSYPYIEGGLTRLDIRIDGGTPPIPVVPMTISGTALVDGNPITPGSLITADGKNVRVGIDGNPVSVGNNGRFGDGRKLTIQGDIQTGSPITFLMYDAACGNQYVAEVKDPQTGIWVASIPFKPGADMELEIRSSSIIPADKKSNETPVITASVPEDDQVQTQ from the coding sequence ATGATGGGGAATGCGAAGACTGTCTGGTGCCTCATTCTGGCCATTTTCTTAATAGCAGGTACATTCGTATCTGCTGATGAGAATGCGGGAGATACTCAGGCATTACAGACAAAGCTGGCTTCAATGCCCCTTGTTTTTATTCAGAACAACGGGCAGTTTGAAGATAATGTATCGTACCAGACCCAGTCAACTGATCAGGTCATTTCTTTTACTGATGAGGGTATGGAATTCAGCCATAATCCCGGTAACAGCTCAGTATTCATGCTCCTGAATGGGTCTAATCCAGATAAGAAGATCATCGGTCTGAATCCATTGAATGGAACGGCAAACTTCTACTATGGTTCTGATCCGTCTGCGTGGGTTATTGGTGCCATGCTGACATCAGGAGTCAGGTATGAGGATGTTTATAACGGTATTGATTATATCGTTTCCGGGACTGAAGGTCTTTTAAAGAGTGAATTCATCCTTGATGCAGGGGCAGATCCATCCCAGATTATGCTGGTGTATCAGGGTCACACCGGTATATCATTGAATGAGACGACCGGGGATCTGGTTATAGAGACTCCTGCACGACAGATTATTGATGAAGCGCCGGTTGCATACCAGGAGGTAAACGGCACACGGACTGAGGTTGAGTGTTCCTATGTCCTGGGTCCTGATGCAACCGTCACCTTTGCCCTTGGGGAGTATGATCCATCACTTCCACTGGTCATAGACCCGGTACTGCGGTATTCTCTCTATTTTGGAGGGGATGGCCGTGACCAGGGGAACTCAATCAAGGTCGATAAGGAAGGATATGCATACTTTATTGGAACCTCGTGGTCAGATCATCTGAAGTATTTCAAAAATAATGCAAAAGATCCTCTCTCAAATCAAAATCCACCAGGAACCCAGCAGGCCCTGAGTTCTGGGGATGTATCTGTGGAAGGACTTGCACCAGGGAGTATACAGCCCTACTTTGGTGGCGGTGAAAAGGATGCGTTTGTTGTAAAAGTGAATCCTGACGGGACTGACCTTGTATACATCTCCTATCTTGGAGGGTCCGGAACTGACGAAGGTACCGGCCTTGTCATTGATGAAGCAGGAAATGCATACATTACCGGAGGAACGAATTCGCCAAATTTCCCAACAAAGAATCCCTACCGGAATGCTCTTGCAGGCGGATATGATGCCTGGATGGCAAAACTGGATCCGACCGGAAAGGAACTTGTCTTCTCAACATACTTCGGTGGAGTCCATGATGATTTCGGATTTGACATTGACATCGATAAATCTCACAATGTCTTTGTTACCGGTCAGACTGCATCATGGAATTTCCCGGTTGTGAACCGGTATCAGCTCTCACCATACGGCGGTCTTCCGGATGCCTTTATCACCAAGTTTACCGCTGAGGGCAACTCCATTGTGTACTCCAACTTTATCGGTGGTTCAGCGTTTGATGCAGGAACTGCCGTATCAGTTGATTCCAATGGATATGCCTGTATTGTAGGTCAGACTGAATCTCCGAATTTCCTGACAATCAAACCATATCAGGATAAACTTCGCGGCCCGTTCGATGCTTTTGTTACCAAGTTTGATCCAGAAGGAAAGTATCCGGCTATGTATTCCACCTATCTTGGTGGTTCAGGGACAGATGATGCACGGGATGTTATTTCCCTGCCGGATGGAAGCCTCATCGTCGTAGGTATTACCAAATCAAAGGATTTCCCGACGGTAAATGCACTTCAGGGAGAACTGAAAGGGCTCCAGGATGGATTTATCACAACTCTGAACGCTGATGGCTCGGCACTTACCCAGTCAACATACTTTGGTGGTTCCCTCATCGACTCAATAACTGGTGCTGCCCGTGATAAAGATGGCAATATTTACGTGGTAGGAACCACGAACTCACCAGATATACCGGTAACTCTTGCATACCAGTCCAAACCCGGTGGCAGTTCTGATGTGCTGATTGCAAAGTTCAATCCAGCCATAAGCCAGATTGGATATGCCACCTATCTTGGTGGTGGAAGTATCGATGAAGGTCGTGCTATTGATGTTCTGCCCGAAGGAGAGGCATATCTGACCGGTTATACTGAATCCAAAAACTTCCCGAAGGTATGGCCATATCAGCAGAACTTTGGTGATGGAGACCGTGATGCATTCATCGTCTCCCTGTCAGAACATGATATGATACCGGTCACAGACTTTGAAGGTGTTCCGACTGAAGGTGATGCTCCGCTTACGGTTCAGTTTACCGATAAATCACTTGGTATCCCGACTTCATGGGCCTGGGAGTTTGGAGATGGTGGAACCTCAACTGAGAAGAACCCGCTTCATGTCTATGAGAAACCGGGTGTCTACACCGTCTCTCTGACTGCAAAGAACATTGTATCTAGCCAGAAGAAGACAAAGGAAGATTATATCCACGTGTTTGAACCGGTAAAACCACCAGTTGCAGACTTCTCAGCAAACCCCACCGAAGGAATGGTCCCCTTGGCAGTCACCTTCACGGATCTTTCAACAAATGATCCGGAAACATGGTCATGGGTATTTGGTGATGGGGGAACGTCCACTGAGAGGAACCCGGTGTATACATACAATAATCCGGGAACCTACACTGTGAACCTGACGGTCAGTAACCGTGCTGGAGTATCCTCCAAGGAGAAGCCGGAGTTTATCCATGCAAAGCCTGCGGTTATCCCACCGGTTGCAGACTTCAATGCCAACCCGACCAGTGGCATGGTCCCGCTCGCAGTAACCTTCACCGATGCTTCAAAGAATGGCCCGACTGCATGGAAGTGGACCTTTGGTGATGGTGGTTCATCAGCCGAACAGAACCCGGTATATACTTATACGGTGCCCGGGACCTACAACGTCACCCTGAACTGCAGCAACAGTGCCGGTTCAGATGAGATCACAAAGCCTGAATTCATCCATGCCCAGCCGGCAGTCATTCCACCAAAAGCAGACTTCAATGCCAATCCGACCAGCGGTATGGTCCCGCTTGCAGTGACCTTCACCGATCTCTCAAAGAATGGCCCGACTGCATGGAAGTGGACCTTTGGTGACGGAGGCTCTTCAACAGAGCAGAACCCGGTATACACCTACACGGTGCCCGGGACCTACAACGTCACCCTGAACTGCAGCAACAGTGCCGGTTCAGATGAGATCACAAAGCCTGAATTCATCCATGCCCAGCCGGCAGTCATTGCCCCGGTTGCTAAATTCAAAGGTGAACCACGGAACGGAACAGCTCCGCTCAGGGTAACCTTCACCGATCTCTCCGAGAATGGGCCGACCAGCTGGGAGTGGAACTTTGGTGACAGTCAGGTCTCAACCGAACAAAATCCGGTTCACGTGTATGAGAAAGCAGGAAAGTACACCGTGTCCCTGACGGTTAAGAACTCTGCCGGAACTGACACTTTGGTTGAACAAAATTACATCATCGTCAATGAACCGGTTCTTCCGCCATGTGCAGACTTCTCCGGTGCTCCACGGGAGGGAAAAGCCCCGCTCACAGTGACATTCCTTGACCTCTCAAAGAACAGTCCGAAACAGTGGTACTGGAAATTTGGAGATGGAACAACCTCCGAGGAACGAAACCCGGTTCATACGTATCCAGCTGAAGGAAAATACACTGTTGAACTGACGGTCAGCAATGAAGGTGGAGCAGACACCAAGATTGCACCAGATTACATCACCGTAACTGCTCCGGGTTTCCCGCCTGATGCACAATTCAGAGGATTCCCAACCTCCGGAACCGCACCTCTGACCGTAAGCTTTACCGATCTCTCTACCGGAGATCCGACCAAGTGGAGTTGGGATTTTGGTGACGGATCAGTATCCAGCGATAAGCATCCGGAACACACCTATACCACTCCCGGAGAATACTCGGTTACCCTGACGGTTGAGAATCCGTTTGGTATGTCCACCGAACTTCGTGAGAAGTACATCCGGGTGTATGAAAAACCAGTTCCGCTCAAAGCCTCCTTCATGGGAGAGCCAACCTCCGGAAAGGAACCCCTGACTGTTCAGTTTACTGATCTTTCAACAGGTAATCCTGAAACATGGATGTGGAACTTTGGCGATGATCAGACCTCAACTGAGAAGAATCCAGTTCATGTCTATACCAAGGCAGGTGTCTATACTGTATTCCTGACGGTGACCAGAGGAGAGGATCGGTCCAGTGAGATCAGGTACCAGTACATTACCGTCCTTCCGGCTGGAAAACCACCGGTACCTGATTTTGTTGCATCCCCGACAACCGGATATGTCCCGCTTGATGTGCAGTTCACGGATCTTTCAACCGACAAACCAACCGCCTGGAGATGGGACTTCGGTGATGGACAGTCCTCATCAGAGCAGCACCCGGTTCATCGGTATATGACTCCTGGATCATACACCGTCTGCCTTGAAGCCTCGAATGAGTTCGGCTCTGCAGCAACCTGTAAGGATAACCTGATCAAAGTGACCGAGGCACCCCTTGCTCCGGCAGAGTTCTTCGGTAGCATCACCGTTGATGGAAGTCCGGGATGTATCGGGACTATCATCGAGGCACGGGGAAGTGGTATTGATACCGGTATATTCGGTAATCCTGTCACAACCACGATTGAAGGGGCCTATGGAACACCAGATCCGCTCACCGTCAAGGGAACAATAAAGAATGGAGATGCAATCACTTTCTGGGTAAAACCACAGGGCAAACAGGACTTTGTCCAGGCAGAATGCTATGATGTGTATGCCGGTAAGGAATGGCAGAAATCATATCCATACAAGGGTGGTTCAAAGACCCGGCTGGATCTTCGTGTCGGAGAAGCACCCATTCCGCCAATGCCGGTGCTGCCTCATGAGTTCTATGGTGAAGTAACATCGAACGGTATGCCGATGCCTGTTGGAACCATGATCCTGGTAAAGGGTGACAATGTGGTTGAAGGACATCGTGGCAATCCGCTTGCTGTCACCTCACCTGGTGTCTACGGATTTAATGAACTGAACAAACTGGTTGCACAGGGAGACCTGAAAGCAGGACAGCCACTCACCTTCTGGGTAATCCCGGCAGGTTCTGGTGAGCCGGTCATGGCACAGGTCAGGGATGTGGATGCAAGCGGTGAATGGGCAAGTTCATATCCATATATCGAGGGAGGACTTACCAGACTTGATATCCGGATTGATGGAGGAACCCCTCCAATTCCGGTTGTTCCCATGACCATATCCGGAACGGCCCTTGTTGATGGAAACCCCATCACCCCCGGTTCCCTGATAACCGCGGACGGGAAGAATGTCAGAGTTGGTATTGATGGAAACCCGGTCTCTGTTGGGAACAATGGACGGTTCGGTGATGGGAGAAAACTGACAATTCAAGGTGATATCCAGACCGGAAGTCCGATCACTTTCCTCATGTATGATGCAGCATGTGGCAATCAGTATGTGGCAGAGGTAAAGGACCCACAGACCGGAATCTGGGTTGCCTCTATTCCTTTCAAGCCAGGTGCAGATATGGAACTTGAGATTAGATCCAGTTCTATCATCCCGGCAGATAAAAAGAGTAACGAAACTCCGGTAATTACTGCGTCTGTCCCTGAAGATGATCAGGTTCAGACACAGTAA
- a CDS encoding phosphate-starvation-inducible PsiE family protein: MPGISYNKIHDLFRRLLENIQDIIVIGTCGLLFALMVKTLLSMYFALAQPFEFQYVASELIYILVLVEIYRLLIIYIREHRIAVDIMIEVGIVSILREIILHGILEINPLTILTVSVLFFSLLLLLRYGAIRKEEVEVLDRGTFIEEFRGSLENFAKRKEKNINKIKD, translated from the coding sequence ATGCCGGGTATTTCATACAATAAAATTCATGATCTTTTCAGACGATTGCTTGAAAATATTCAGGATATCATTGTAATCGGTACGTGTGGATTACTATTCGCTCTCATGGTGAAGACGCTTCTGTCCATGTACTTCGCCCTGGCACAACCTTTTGAATTTCAGTATGTTGCATCAGAATTGATCTATATTCTGGTACTTGTGGAAATTTACCGCCTCCTTATCATCTATATCCGGGAGCACCGTATTGCAGTTGATATCATGATAGAAGTAGGAATCGTGTCCATACTGCGTGAGATAATCCTTCATGGAATTCTTGAGATTAATCCTCTTACTATACTCACGGTTTCAGTATTGTTTTTTTCACTTCTCCTGTTATTGCGATATGGTGCTATCAGAAAGGAGGAAGTTGAGGTTCTTGACCGGGGGACCTTTATTGAGGAGTTCAGGGGATCACTCGAAAATTTTGCAAAACGAAAAGAGAAAAATATAAATAAAATTAAAGACTAA